The sequence AGCCGATCGATTGGGTGTAACTGTAACGACGGTCAAAAATTGGGAAGCCGGTAGATATATTCCCAAACTCTATCTAGAACAGACAAAAGCACTATGCGATCTTCTGAAGCTTTCTTTGGATGAGTTGGTTGAGTAAAGGTGAAAAATGCACGTTTTCTGAATACCATCCTCTTCACAGACGCTTATCGCGATCGCGCGATCAAAATTGCTGAAACCATCCCAGCAGAAGAAGTTAGAGAAAGTGCAATTCGCGCGATCGATAGGAATTCAGCCAACAACAAGCAGTTGAGCTAAAAATCAAACCTTAGACTCAAGTTTCGTGATTCGACTCTTCAAGTCTTGATTCTCCTGTTTGAGGTGTTCGAGTTCGTCGCGCAACTGTTTCACCGCTTTATCCGAACCCATATTTTTCTGCACCTTTTCCCTCGCCTCCTCCGCCAGACGGCGCACTCTTCCATCGGGGGTTTGTTCCGCGAGAGAACTGAGAATGTTGATTGCTTCCGCCGTTTGCATCTGTCCCAAAGCCGTAGAAACTGCAACCTGCGTAAGGAAAAAAGACTCTCCTGCAAGGGCTTCGAGTTGTTCTAAGATAAACTCAACCTTATCGGGGGTTTGTCCGGTGGAAACTGCACCCAAGGCGCGAATTGCAGCCAAGCGCAACGCTTGAGGAATGCTGGGTTTCGTATATTCAACAATAATATCCACAGCAGCTGGAGAGGTTTTCATCTTACTCAACCCGCCAATTGCACCAGAACGCACAACCTCATTCCAACCCGCTCGTTCTTTGAGGACTTGCTGATAAAATTTCAGGACTTCTGTTTGCTTCTCTTTCAATTTCCCCGTTACCATCCCGCCTAATGTGCGAATGGCTGCGGCTTCGACGTAATAGCTTGCATCGCCTTTTTCGACAATTTTCTTAACAGCTTTGTAGCTTTCTGGTGTTTTAAATTTGCTTAATCCCTCAACGGTGGCACGACGCACTCTTGCATCTTTATCCTTCAATCCCGCCATTAATGCTTGCAATGCAGGGTTTAGTTTCAATTTCGCGAGTTGCTTGGCGACTTCTACGCGCACTCCCCAAAATGGATCGTTTTTCAAAGATTCTAAAAGCGCTTCTATTGTTTCCAAACCCCCTTTCTTACTCAGATTTATTGCTGCATAAATCCGCGAAATGGGATCGGGATCGTGCTGGAGTTGTGCCTTTAATTCAGAGGCTGGGTAGTTGAGGCGAACGGTTTTCAAGAAGTAGTTTCCGACATCAAAGCTGATAAAGTTTGGTTTATTTTCTAAGGGGAAGTAAAAACTTTGCTCTGCTCGATCGAGACGAAGCCAAAAGGTTTTTAATGTAGAGTTCAACTCATTCTTGGCTTTTTTGGTTTTCTTTTTCTTCGTTTCAACGTAGCCAAAGGCAATCGGGATTTTTAGATCGAAAAGTTCGCTTTCGCTTGCGGATTTTTCTGATTTGACCTGAGCTTGTTTTACGGTTATTGCCGCAATATTATTTTCACTATCCCAGGAGTAAGAAACTTTAAATTCCGGGTGTCCGCCTCGGAAAACGTAGCGATCGAAAAGGAATGCGAGGTTGCGTCCTGTTGCCTTTTCAATTGCTCGCAAGAGATCGATCGTTTCGACAGTTTTGTGAGCATTATCTTGAATAAAGGTATGAATCGCTTTATCAAAAAGATCGTCTCCTAAAATGCCGCGAATCATGTGGTAAACACAAGCACCTTTTTCATACAAATGGCGGTCGTATAATTCAATGGCTTCTCGATAAATATTGGTGACGATTGGACGGCGGTAGCGAGATCGATCTTCGGACAAGTAATTTCGCGCTTCATTGAGGAGATAATAGGCTCCATCATCCTTTCCGTAAGCTTGTTCTGTCCATTGAACTTCGGAATAGGAAGCCGCACCTTCTTTAATCCAAGCGTGGGACCAATGCTTGATGACGACGAGATCGCCGAACCATTGATGTGCGAGTTCGTGGACGACTAAACTTTCGGTTCTGGCATTATCTAAAGCAGCGCGTTTGTCGAGCAAACATCGGTCGGTAAGGAGGGTTGTGGAGGTGTTTTCCATCCCCCCAAAAATGAAGTCATCAACGCAAACTTGGGCGTATTTGGGATAGGGGTAAAGATAGCCGTATTTCTCGCTGAGAAATGCCATCATTTGAGGGGTTTTTCCCATGCTGAGTTTAGCTTCTTCTTCTCGTCCTTGTTCGACGTAATAGAGGACGGGGATTTTCTTCCATTTGTCTTCAATCGCTGCAAATTTCCCGACAGCAAGGGTGATAAGATAGGTGGGGTGAATTTGCTTTTGATGCCAGTGATAAATCTTGTAAGTTTTGCCAGATTTTTTGCTAGAAATTAATTCACCGTTGGAGATTGCAATAAAGTCTTTGGGAACTTGAACGCGAATTTCTGACGTGGAGAGTTGACCGGGGTAGTCGAAACAGGGAAACCAAAAGCGAGAGTCTTCATCTTCGCCTTGAGTCCAAACTTGTACGGGTTTGTGGGGATAGTGTTCGTCGGGCCCGACGAAATAGAGTCCGCGTTGGGGTTGTTCGACATTGTACGCGATCGCGAGCTGAATTGATTCTTCCCCCAAAGGTTTCAGGAGAGAGACATTGAGTTGATTTCCGTCGTAATCGAAGGGTTGCGCAACTTCACCCACCAAAACGGATTCAATGTTCAAATCGACAGCATCTAAGGTTAATCGCTGGATTCCCGGATGAATCGGTTTGAGGGTAATCGTGCAAGTTCCCTGGAAACTTTTGTTGGGAATATCAAGAACTAAATCGAGGAAAATATGTTCGACTTGTCCGGGACGGTCGGGATTGTAGTGAGGCTTTGCACCGGGGAGTTCAAAGGATTTGCGACCATTGTCTTCGGCATCAAAATAAAAATTTCGCATATTGTGCAGCTCAATCGGAAATTAAAACTTCAAGGGAATTCACTTCCCACAAAATACTAGAGTAGCGCGTTTGCTCCTTTGTAAGCACTCAGCTCTGTAACTTACTATTTTCTAAGGGAGGTCGCGAAACTCTGCTGTAAGCGGGACGGCTTTCACTCTTCCAATTGTTTAATTTAGCGCGATCGCGACGCTAACCACGACAATAATCAATAATAGAAGAATTGCCCGATTTCTGAAACACCACGTTTTCAACCGCACCCATCCCGATTGTTGATACACAAAGGCGTTGGGGTCTTTTGTTGGGGAGTTTTCGCGATCGCAAAATAGGGTACAAGTCTTGGCGTAAGGACGTTTGGGAAACGTGCAAGAGTCGTCCTCGTGATACAAACATCGGTCGCACAGAAACGTCTCTCCGGTTGCTTGGTAGAGGTCAACGCCGGGATGACCGTAAGCTTTAAGCGGGTTATCGCAGTGGGGACAGCGTATCGCTTCGGTATCAACAAGATTATTGCATTTAGGACAACTAGGCATGGGGTCTAGGCGATCGCGCGTTCTTGACGATTGTAGCGAATCCCTATTACCAAAGTTCGCCGCAAGGAACAATTCTCCTGCATAATTTTAAAAAATGTTCGGGAATTAGGCATGGATTTAGATCGGGATGGCTCATTACTCGCCGCCTTACAGAACGGCAAATTGGAGGAAGTCAAAACCCTACTCGCCCAAGATGCAACCATCGAAACCATAGATAAGAATGGGATTACCGCCCTAATGCACGCGGCTCAAAAAGGCTATGGTGAAATCCTGCAACTGCTCATTACCCAAGGCGCATCCCCCAATTATCGCAGCCAACGCTACGGACTCACCGCCTTGATGCTTGCGGCTGCGGCAAATCAATCGGAAAGTGTCAAAATTCTCCTTGATGCGGGTGCTGATGTTAATGCTCAAAATGAAGATGGAACCCCTGCTTTAGCCATTGCTGCTTATAAAGGCTACTTGTCCGTCGTAAAAATGCTTGTTGAAGCAGGCGCAAAAATTAACGTCCCAGATAAAGATGGAGATACTCCCCTCAAACTCGCCGTTCGTTCGGGACACGCTGAAATCACCCGCCTTTTGCTGCGTCAGGGTATTGAAGTTAATACCGTCCGCGATTTGTTTTTAGAAACGATTGTCGAGGGAAAAACAGACCTCATAAGGGTATTTCTTGAAGCCGGAATTGATGCAAATCATGCCGATACAGAGGGCGAAACCCCCTTAACCCTCGCCGCCACAAACGATCGCGCGGGCATTGTAAAAATCCTCCTCGAAGCAGGCGCAAACGTCAATACCTGCGACGAAGAAGGCGAAACAGCACTCCATTTTGCTGCGGTAGAAGGTTACACCGAAGTGGTTCGCACGCTCCTTGAGGGAGAAGCAGAGATCGATCTTCGCAACCGGGCGGGGGACACTCCTTTGATCTTAGCGGCATTACAGGGTCACACAGCCATCGTTCGGGCGCTATTAGAGAAAGGGGCGAATGCAAATTGTACCAACGAAGGAGAAATCCCCTTAACCCTCGCTTTTTCCCAAGGATGCGATGAAATTGTAAAAATTTTGCTCGCTGCGAGTGCCGATGCAAACGTTCCTATTGCAAAAGGAAAAACTCTATTAATGGTTGCAGCCGATCGCGGTAACCTGGAAATCGTTAAGGCGCTTATTGCTGCCGAAGCAGATGTCAATCTTTGCGATAGTTCCGGTGCAACGGCATTGATGTGGTCGGCGCATCGCGGTTACAACGACATTATCGAAGTTTTGTTGCAAACAGGTAAAGTCGATTTGAACGCGAAAAATAACGGGGGGTACACGGCGTTAGGACTGGCAGAGTTTAATAAATATCCCGAAACCGTCGTGCTGTTGAAACAAGCAGGCGCGCAGTCATAAAAACAAAATTATTATCTCTATTTTAAGTTAAATTCAAAGTGAGTATTTACACTCACCTTCTTAGTGCGATACTTTTATTGTGCCATAAAAAGTCAATTTCCTGAAAATAAATCAATCTAAGTAGAGCTAATGAAAATCATCTTCTATTTACTATCTCTAGCTCCAATTATAACTGTATTCCTATTACTTGTCATTGCCAGACGACCCGCCAAACAAGTCATGCCGTTTGCTTATTTCGTCACAGCAACGATCGCTATCTTAATTTGGCAAGTCCCTTTAACCGTATTAGCCGCATCTACGATTGAAGGGTTAGTCATGGCAGCAGATATTCTTTATATTGTCTTTGGAGCCATCCTACTACTGAATGTATTAAAAGCTTCCGGTGCAATCTCTGCTATTCGCCAAGGATTATTAACCATTTCCCCCGACAGGCGCATCCAAGCAATAATTATTGTTTGGTTATTCGGTAGCTTTCTTGAGGGTGCTTCTGGCTTTGGTACTCCTGCTGCTATCTGTAGTCCCCTGCTGGTAGCCTTGGGTTTTCCGGCTCTGGCTGCGGTTATGGTGGCATTAATTGCAAATAGTACCGCCGTGGTTTTTGGAGCAGTTGGAACGCCAGTTTTATTGGGAATTAACGCTGGATTAAAAGGGTCGCCTCTGGTCAACAATTATTTAGTAGAACGGGGTATTACCTACGAAGCATACTTCAAAGAAGTTATTATCAAGATCGGTGTTTTGAATAGTATCGTTGGCACTCTTATTCCTCTATTTATGGTTGCTTGCTTGACCCGCTATTTTGGTCGGCGTAGATCCTGGAAAGAGGGTTTTGCTGTCAGTAAATTTGCTTTATTTGCAGGACTGGCTTTTACAATTCCTTGTACTCTAACTGCCGTATTTCTGGGAGCCGAATTCCCCTCTTTAATGGGTGGATTAGTGGGCTTGGGTATTGTCGTAATTGCAGCTCAAAAAGGTCTATTCATTCCTCAGCAAGTTTGGGACTTTCCCCCTCAAGAAGCGTGGGAAGATGGTTGGATGGGAAGTTTACAAATTGCCATAGGAAGCACGCAAAAAAAAATGAGCCTACTGCAAGCCTGGATGCCTTATATCTTGGTTGGATTATTCTTAGTTTTATCTAGGCTTCCATCTCTCCCATTTCAAGAATTACTCAAAACAGTCAAAGTTAATCTACCCAATATTTTTGCTACAGATATTACTGTCAGTTCCCAGCCTTTATATCTTCCAGGAACAATATTCATTCTGGTCGTCATCTTGACCTATTTTCTTCATCGCCTGACATTCCCAGCCTTGAAACAGTCTGTTACTGAAGCAATTAAAACTTTATCCGGGACAACTCTAGTTTTAGCAACTGCTGTACCAATGGCAAGAGTATTTATTAACTCGGGTTTTAATGAATCCGGTCTGCTCGGTATGCCTTTAACTCTAGCAGATGGAGCATCTAATTTAGCAGGTCAGGTATGGCCGCTGTTTGCTCCTGCAATTGGTGCGATAGGGTCTTTTATTGCGGGTAGTGCTACCGTAAGTAACATGATGTTTTCCCTATTTCAACTAGGAGTCGCCCAGGATATTAATGTTTCTGGAACAGTCGTCTTAGCGTTGCAGGCGATGGGAGGAGCTGCGGGAAATATGATTTGTGTTGCTAATGTAGTGGCTGCTTCTGCAACTGTTGGTTTAAGCGGTTGCGAAGGGTTATTGATTCGTCGATTTCTACTCCCTCTATCCTACTATGTTATTGGTTCGGGAATTTTAGGATTAGTGGCGATCTATGGATTCAAAGTTGTTTGAAGTTTGCCCAAATGTTAAGACAAAATAGAGAGTAAATAGTACTGACTTAACGCTAATGGGCAATGCCTACCCTACGCAATATCAAGGCTTTGGGCGATTTCTTGATTCTTATTTCAGTGACATTCAGTTATGATTCGCTATTCTCAAAATTCATCCATTTACCAAGCATAGCTGCACAACCGATTACGATAAAAACGAAAATGCTACCTAAGAAGTACAAAAGAAAAGAAGCAAGGCTCAAATCATTTCTAGATAAATCGAGCGCTTTGAAGTACAATAATGCACTCGAAAGCATCAAAGCTATAATGTCGAACCGACCTTCTGGAGCTTTTGAGAATACTAGGACTACCAAATTACCAACTGAAAAATCATTTGTCTCTGAGTTTCTTATTTCTTGACTCAAAAAAATAGCTACAGAGAAAAAGCTAACGACCATCGAAATCAATAGAATGAGAGAGTAAAAATTCAATAATCGACTAGCAATAATATCTAACATTTTTTGCCTCTACCTTCAACTAATATAGTCTTATACTAATTATACCAATTCCCATTAGACGTTAAATTCTGAATTCTGTAGATGGCAAACACGCTGAAAGCATCTCCCCAAGGATTAGCGATTGTAGATCGATCGCGCCGCAGAAAAGGTTGGACAAAGACCAGAACGCCGGCGTGGTGGAATGATGCTTATACCACCCAAGCCACTCTCAAGCGGTTTTGGCGGGGGATTGCCATTCAACGGGATAATTTTATTGCTATTTGTCGAGCGGTGGGAATTGAGGATTGGGAAGCGATTGTTGAGACTGAAGTTTTTGAGGTGTCTGATTCTGCTGAATTGGAGACTCCCTCTCCCCCGGAAAAGCGTATCGATTGGGGAGAAGCGCCGGAAATCCCCACCTTTTACGGACGCGCTTTAGAGTTGCGGAAATTGGAACATTGGATCGTCCGCGATCGCTGTAAACTGATTACGCTCTTGGGAATGGGGGGAATTGGCAAAACCGCTCTTGCAGTGAAATTAGTCGCTCAAATCGAGCAAGATTTTGACGGGGTAATTTGGAGATCCTTGCTTCCCGCACCCCCTCTATTGACCTTACTGGATCGATTAATTCAATTTTGCTCGCGCGATCCCGCAGGGATCCGCTCCGCGGCACGCGAAACCCTCAAAACCGACAACCCACAGCAAGGG comes from Lusitaniella coriacea LEGE 07157 and encodes:
- a CDS encoding helix-turn-helix transcriptional regulator, coding for MSSVKEKLKQRRKLLNLTQKQVADRLGVTVTTVKNWEAGRYIPKLYLEQTKALCDLLKLSLDELVE
- a CDS encoding M1 family metallopeptidase → MRNFYFDAEDNGRKSFELPGAKPHYNPDRPGQVEHIFLDLVLDIPNKSFQGTCTITLKPIHPGIQRLTLDAVDLNIESVLVGEVAQPFDYDGNQLNVSLLKPLGEESIQLAIAYNVEQPQRGLYFVGPDEHYPHKPVQVWTQGEDEDSRFWFPCFDYPGQLSTSEIRVQVPKDFIAISNGELISSKKSGKTYKIYHWHQKQIHPTYLITLAVGKFAAIEDKWKKIPVLYYVEQGREEEAKLSMGKTPQMMAFLSEKYGYLYPYPKYAQVCVDDFIFGGMENTSTTLLTDRCLLDKRAALDNARTESLVVHELAHQWFGDLVVIKHWSHAWIKEGAASYSEVQWTEQAYGKDDGAYYLLNEARNYLSEDRSRYRRPIVTNIYREAIELYDRHLYEKGACVYHMIRGILGDDLFDKAIHTFIQDNAHKTVETIDLLRAIEKATGRNLAFLFDRYVFRGGHPEFKVSYSWDSENNIAAITVKQAQVKSEKSASESELFDLKIPIAFGYVETKKKKTKKAKNELNSTLKTFWLRLDRAEQSFYFPLENKPNFISFDVGNYFLKTVRLNYPASELKAQLQHDPDPISRIYAAINLSKKGGLETIEALLESLKNDPFWGVRVEVAKQLAKLKLNPALQALMAGLKDKDARVRRATVEGLSKFKTPESYKAVKKIVEKGDASYYVEAAAIRTLGGMVTGKLKEKQTEVLKFYQQVLKERAGWNEVVRSGAIGGLSKMKTSPAAVDIIVEYTKPSIPQALRLAAIRALGAVSTGQTPDKVEFILEQLEALAGESFFLTQVAVSTALGQMQTAEAINILSSLAEQTPDGRVRRLAEEAREKVQKNMGSDKAVKQLRDELEHLKQENQDLKSRITKLESKV
- a CDS encoding zinc ribbon domain-containing protein, which produces MPSCPKCNNLVDTEAIRCPHCDNPLKAYGHPGVDLYQATGETFLCDRCLYHEDDSCTFPKRPYAKTCTLFCDRENSPTKDPNAFVYQQSGWVRLKTWCFRNRAILLLLIIVVVSVAIALN
- a CDS encoding ankyrin repeat domain-containing protein, yielding MDLDRDGSLLAALQNGKLEEVKTLLAQDATIETIDKNGITALMHAAQKGYGEILQLLITQGASPNYRSQRYGLTALMLAAAANQSESVKILLDAGADVNAQNEDGTPALAIAAYKGYLSVVKMLVEAGAKINVPDKDGDTPLKLAVRSGHAEITRLLLRQGIEVNTVRDLFLETIVEGKTDLIRVFLEAGIDANHADTEGETPLTLAATNDRAGIVKILLEAGANVNTCDEEGETALHFAAVEGYTEVVRTLLEGEAEIDLRNRAGDTPLILAALQGHTAIVRALLEKGANANCTNEGEIPLTLAFSQGCDEIVKILLAASADANVPIAKGKTLLMVAADRGNLEIVKALIAAEADVNLCDSSGATALMWSAHRGYNDIIEVLLQTGKVDLNAKNNGGYTALGLAEFNKYPETVVLLKQAGAQS
- a CDS encoding L-lactate permease: MKIIFYLLSLAPIITVFLLLVIARRPAKQVMPFAYFVTATIAILIWQVPLTVLAASTIEGLVMAADILYIVFGAILLLNVLKASGAISAIRQGLLTISPDRRIQAIIIVWLFGSFLEGASGFGTPAAICSPLLVALGFPALAAVMVALIANSTAVVFGAVGTPVLLGINAGLKGSPLVNNYLVERGITYEAYFKEVIIKIGVLNSIVGTLIPLFMVACLTRYFGRRRSWKEGFAVSKFALFAGLAFTIPCTLTAVFLGAEFPSLMGGLVGLGIVVIAAQKGLFIPQQVWDFPPQEAWEDGWMGSLQIAIGSTQKKMSLLQAWMPYILVGLFLVLSRLPSLPFQELLKTVKVNLPNIFATDITVSSQPLYLPGTIFILVVILTYFLHRLTFPALKQSVTEAIKTLSGTTLVLATAVPMARVFINSGFNESGLLGMPLTLADGASNLAGQVWPLFAPAIGAIGSFIAGSATVSNMMFSLFQLGVAQDINVSGTVVLALQAMGGAAGNMICVANVVAASATVGLSGCEGLLIRRFLLPLSYYVIGSGILGLVAIYGFKVV